The Diospyros lotus cultivar Yz01 chromosome 15, ASM1463336v1, whole genome shotgun sequence genome has a window encoding:
- the LOC127791323 gene encoding uncharacterized protein LOC127791323: protein MSQAVSTFFSPNPPSKPTCFASSHTCLCSPSRVQIIPFNSSPIRAQPFRRGISHKLLHFSANYPGFLLGRRLGFVVSAENGEGESESESESGVDKAEEEARGQSTMPERFRHLTKEAPDRPVRWPWFIALAFLLYAWRTVLWELSNWKKVVANLTQFMGYLLKLALALIFNFIGDPITSLIRAIETTLYTIRAFYSAVVAYTPVPELTFIIILVSAVLSIAEAAVPDSVDSQPYLLTVSGVIGFAAVRGFVSELSFWMLLFGMFGFSRFIKKRGYVSSVLPVAAVLAAVGEPWVRFVAITSYLALAITHHSRKPSEDKDEAEATVIRRKVPVPLLCAALAIGVRLAAKWAGYRHLTWMIA, encoded by the exons ATGTCGCAGGCAGTTTCGactttcttctctccaaatcCACCTTCCAAACCTACTTGCTTCGCCTCTTCCCACACTTGCCTGTGCTCTCCATCTCGAGTCCAAATCATCCCATTCAACTCCTCTCCTATCAGAGCGCAACCCTTCAGACGCGGAATCTCCCATAAATTGTTGCATTTCTCGGCGAATTACCCAGGCTTTTTGTTGGGAAGGAGGCTAGGGTTTGTGGTGAGCGCAGAAAATGGGGAaggagagagcgagagcgagagcgagagtgGTGTGGATAAGGCTGAAGAAGAAGCCCGAGGGCAGAGCACCATGCCGGAGCGGTTCAGGCACTTGACCAAGGAAGCTCCCGACCGTCCTGTCAGGTGGCCTTGGTTCATAG CTTTAGCTTTCCTTCTCTATGCCTGGAGAACAGTTTTGTGGGAGTTATCTAACTGGAAGAAGGTTGTAGCAAACCTTACTCAATTCATGGGATATCTTTTAAAGCTTGCACTGGCGcttattttcaatttcattggtGATCCGATCACTTCTCTGATCAGAGCAATAGAAACTACACTCTATACCATCCGTGCTTTCTACTCAGCAGTGGTGGCATATACTCCTGTTCCAGAGCTTACCTTCATCATCATTCTTGTGTCTGCTGTACTTTCCATTGCTGAAGCTGCTGTTCCCGACTCAGTTGACAGCCAACCATATCTTCTCACAGTATCTGGTGTAATAGGCTTTGCAGCCGTGAGAGGCTTCGTCTCAGAGCTGTCCTTCTGGATGCTTCTATTTGGAATGTTTGGTTTTTCTCGGTTCATTAAGAAGAGGGGTTATGTTTCTTCTGTGTTACCCGTTGCAGCTGTGCTAGCTGCCGTGGGGGAGCCTTGGGTTCGCTTTGTTGCTATAACCTCTTATCTTGCTTTGGCCATTACACATCATTCAAGGAAGCCATCGGAAGATAAAGATGAAGCTGAGGCTACTGTAATCCGTAGAAAGGTTCCGGTTCCATTGCTCTGCGCCGCCTTAGCCATCGGTGTTCGCCTTGCTGCTAAGTGGGCAGGCTACCGGCACTTGACATGGATGATAGCTTGA